One region of Anaeromyxobacter paludicola genomic DNA includes:
- a CDS encoding HD domain-containing phosphohydrolase, whose protein sequence is MTVHLKSAATPPELVFLVDDDALVLRALSRVLESAGFGTRAFLTPREALQALTREAPSVIISDYMMPGMDGIAFFKASRELAPGAVRILCTAAEDFQVALEAVNSGEVYRIVAKPWHQQELLATIGHACESSRLRRENERLTLEVQRQNLQLREMNHGLEEMVRARTQALLEGLISALDYRDAETQWHSRRVSLYARRLSQQLGIEEPEVTVVEHGALLHDIGKIGVRDSVLLKPGPLSAEEWVEMKRHPELGWSLLQRVDYLRTAARVVLEHHEKWDGTGYPRGLRGDEICLGARVFAIVDTLDAITTDRPYRKGRPFAAVRDEVLRCTGTQFDPRVSEAFLAIPEEEWDRIRLDVETVAVLSAELSERPPSERREPAQAASR, encoded by the coding sequence GTGACCGTTCACCTGAAGTCGGCGGCGACGCCGCCCGAGCTGGTCTTCCTCGTCGACGACGACGCCCTCGTGCTGCGCGCCCTGTCGCGCGTGCTCGAGTCGGCCGGCTTCGGCACGCGCGCCTTCCTCACCCCGCGCGAGGCGCTCCAGGCGCTCACCCGCGAGGCGCCGAGCGTCATCATCTCGGACTACATGATGCCCGGGATGGACGGCATCGCCTTCTTCAAGGCCTCCCGGGAGCTCGCGCCCGGCGCGGTCCGCATCCTCTGCACGGCGGCCGAGGACTTCCAGGTCGCGCTCGAGGCGGTGAACTCCGGCGAGGTCTACCGGATCGTCGCCAAGCCCTGGCACCAGCAGGAGCTCCTCGCCACCATCGGCCACGCCTGCGAGTCCTCCCGCCTGCGGCGCGAGAACGAGCGGCTGACGCTCGAGGTGCAGCGCCAGAACCTGCAGCTCCGCGAGATGAACCACGGGCTCGAGGAGATGGTCCGCGCGCGCACCCAGGCGCTGCTCGAGGGGCTCATCTCCGCGCTCGACTACCGCGACGCCGAGACCCAGTGGCACTCGCGCCGCGTCTCGCTCTACGCCCGGCGCCTCTCGCAGCAGCTCGGCATCGAGGAGCCGGAGGTCACCGTGGTCGAGCACGGCGCCCTCCTCCACGACATCGGCAAGATCGGCGTGCGCGACAGCGTGCTGCTCAAGCCGGGCCCGCTCTCGGCCGAGGAGTGGGTGGAGATGAAGCGGCACCCGGAGCTCGGCTGGTCGCTCCTGCAGCGGGTGGACTACCTGCGCACGGCCGCCCGGGTGGTGCTCGAGCACCACGAGAAGTGGGACGGGACCGGCTACCCCCGCGGGCTGCGCGGGGACGAGATCTGCCTCGGCGCCCGGGTGTTCGCCATCGTGGACACCCTCGACGCCATCACCACCGACCGCCCCTACCGCAAGGGCCGGCCGTTCGCGGCGGTGCGCGACGAGGTGCTCCGCTGCACCGGCACCCAGTTCGACCCGCGCGTGTCCGAGGCCTTCCTCGCCATCCCGGAGGAGGAGTGGGACCGGATCCGGCTCGACGTCGAGACCGTGGCGGTCCTGTCCGCGGAGCTCTCGGAGCGGCCCCCGAGCGAGCGGCGCGAGCCGGCCCAGGCCGCATCGCGGTAG
- a CDS encoding HEAT repeat domain-containing protein — MTTPRDPPDSVGGDAEEEARYRAVCRLDPSAQLAALLGWLADPSWRVRNAAVERITLLEDPAPALPALVAALGADSFPGRRNASAAALVRFGARAVGPLLGRLAAPTPEERTGTLEILGEIRERQSAPAVARALGDPDPNVRVAAAEALGKIGGPECEAALRGALELQDRPVRQAALEGLAQLRAAPPVAILSALWGERLLRRPACRLLGFSDDPAALALLAEALSEPARTVREIALGAVGQQRLRRSPEALGPLARAVRELPGRASLADQCLGALGSEDPAVAAGGIAVLQWMGDPAHAPALARAAEDERLRPLAAAALELLGHDLAPVLRPVLHELSPAARAVVLGALARQGDASVLPDLLAEVAGDDELARAAAVEGLGRLGDLRAVPALAELLRQPDASLSGAAVAALALLATRGPEHAARVRAVYRDCAEPPAPALLRLVARVGEPEDLPALRAGLRAPHRGTRVAAAAALSSLASQGMMGMEPPHELLDALDDRDPSVRAAAAQAVGASARSLRERAQAAGQPLPTCGEAARALAMALRDEDALVRAAASRALGRCGAVEYADGLARLACDPAAPAEAAAAAVHALAELGRAELPVLESAARHPDPEVVKEAVAAAAAAPGGAPLLLAAAAHPRWDVRRAAARAISQRGDEALLEPLRRLARAEEDGLVAEAFAEAVQALESRPRGAP, encoded by the coding sequence ATGACCACACCCCGCGATCCCCCCGACTCCGTGGGAGGAGACGCCGAGGAGGAGGCGCGCTACCGCGCCGTCTGCCGGCTCGACCCTTCGGCCCAACTCGCCGCGCTGCTCGGCTGGCTCGCCGACCCGAGCTGGCGGGTGCGGAACGCGGCGGTCGAGCGGATCACGCTCCTCGAGGACCCGGCCCCGGCGCTCCCCGCCCTGGTGGCGGCGCTCGGCGCCGACAGCTTCCCCGGCCGGCGGAACGCCTCCGCGGCCGCGCTGGTCCGGTTCGGCGCGCGCGCGGTCGGGCCGCTGCTGGGCCGCCTCGCCGCCCCGACGCCGGAGGAGCGGACCGGCACCCTCGAGATCCTGGGCGAGATCCGGGAGCGCCAGTCGGCCCCGGCGGTGGCGCGGGCGCTCGGCGACCCCGACCCGAACGTCCGCGTCGCGGCGGCCGAGGCGCTCGGCAAGATCGGCGGCCCGGAGTGCGAGGCGGCGCTGCGCGGCGCGCTCGAGCTCCAGGATCGGCCGGTGCGCCAGGCCGCGCTGGAGGGGCTGGCGCAGCTCCGCGCCGCGCCGCCGGTGGCGATCCTGTCCGCGCTCTGGGGCGAGCGGCTCCTGCGGCGCCCGGCCTGCCGGCTCCTCGGGTTCTCCGACGACCCGGCCGCGCTGGCGCTGCTCGCCGAGGCGCTCTCCGAGCCGGCCCGCACGGTGCGCGAGATCGCGCTCGGCGCGGTGGGCCAGCAGCGGCTCCGCCGCTCCCCCGAGGCGCTCGGGCCGCTGGCGCGCGCGGTGCGCGAGCTGCCGGGCCGCGCCTCGCTGGCCGACCAGTGCCTGGGCGCGCTCGGGAGCGAGGACCCGGCGGTCGCCGCCGGCGGCATCGCGGTCCTGCAGTGGATGGGCGATCCCGCCCACGCCCCGGCGCTGGCGCGCGCGGCCGAGGACGAGCGGCTGCGGCCCCTCGCCGCCGCGGCGCTCGAGCTCCTCGGCCACGACCTCGCGCCGGTGCTGCGCCCGGTGCTCCACGAGCTCTCGCCCGCCGCCCGCGCCGTGGTGCTCGGCGCGCTGGCGCGCCAGGGCGACGCCTCGGTGCTGCCGGACCTCCTCGCCGAGGTCGCGGGGGACGACGAGCTGGCGCGGGCCGCGGCGGTCGAGGGGCTGGGCCGCCTCGGCGACCTGCGCGCCGTGCCGGCGCTGGCGGAGCTGCTGCGGCAGCCCGACGCCAGCCTGTCGGGCGCGGCGGTGGCGGCGCTGGCGCTCCTCGCGACCCGGGGCCCCGAGCACGCGGCGCGCGTCCGCGCCGTCTACCGCGACTGCGCCGAGCCCCCCGCGCCGGCGCTCCTGCGCCTCGTGGCCCGGGTGGGCGAGCCGGAGGACCTGCCGGCCTTGCGCGCCGGCCTGCGGGCGCCCCACCGCGGCACGCGCGTGGCCGCCGCCGCGGCGCTCTCCTCCCTCGCCAGCCAGGGCATGATGGGCATGGAGCCGCCGCACGAGCTCCTCGACGCGCTCGACGACCGCGACCCGTCGGTGCGCGCCGCCGCCGCCCAGGCGGTGGGCGCGTCGGCCCGGTCGCTCCGCGAGCGCGCCCAGGCCGCGGGCCAGCCGCTGCCGACCTGCGGCGAGGCGGCCCGGGCCCTCGCCATGGCGCTGCGGGACGAGGACGCCCTGGTCCGCGCCGCCGCGAGCCGCGCGCTCGGGCGCTGCGGGGCGGTGGAGTACGCCGACGGCCTGGCCCGCCTCGCCTGCGATCCGGCGGCGCCCGCCGAGGCCGCCGCCGCCGCGGTGCACGCGCTCGCGGAGCTGGGCCGGGCCGAGCTCCCGGTGCTCGAGTCGGCCGCGCGCCACCCCGACCCCGAGGTGGTGAAGGAGGCGGTCGCCGCCGCCGCCGCCGCGCCGGGCGGGGCCCCGCTGCTCCTCGCCGCCGCCGCGCACCCGCGCTGGGACGTCCGCCGGGCCGCCGCGCGCGCCATCTCGCAGCGCGGCGACGAGGCGCTGCTCGAGCCGCTGCGCCGGCTCGCCCGGGCCGAGGAGGACGGGCTCGTCGCCGAGGCGTTCGCCGAGGCGGTGCAGGCGCTCGAGTCGAGGCCCCGGGGCGCCCCATGA
- a CDS encoding response regulator has protein sequence MTGPTLSALVVDDSGAMRKQLAYALQRVMGIHATEATDGADAWRKLSTGSYDVVLTDINMPLMDGLKLIALVRQSGGVHQRVPIVVITTEGATEDRRRAMDLGASAYLVKPVQSQQVVEAVRQLFKRTA, from the coding sequence ATGACCGGCCCGACGCTCTCCGCGCTGGTGGTGGACGACAGCGGCGCCATGCGCAAGCAGCTCGCCTACGCGCTGCAGCGGGTGATGGGCATCCACGCCACCGAGGCCACCGACGGGGCCGACGCCTGGCGCAAGCTCTCGACCGGCTCCTACGACGTGGTGCTCACCGACATCAACATGCCGCTCATGGACGGGCTGAAGCTCATCGCCCTCGTCCGGCAGAGCGGCGGCGTGCACCAGCGGGTGCCCATCGTGGTCATCACCACCGAGGGCGCCACCGAGGACCGCCGGCGCGCGATGGACCTCGGCGCGAGCGCCTACCTCGTGAAGCCGGTCCAGTCGCAGCAGGTGGTCGAGGCGGTGCGGCAGCTCTTCAAGCGGACCGCCTGA
- a CDS encoding chemotaxis protein CheW, with protein sequence MTPRDATGPQRHLTERREPAAPADPVVQLCAFRVGDEEYVLDLMRIREIVQPLPITPVPHAPEYVEGVLNLRGEVIPVVDVRRRFGLPAQPPTRKTKYLIVHVGGRVLALVVDGVSDVLRIPRSAIRAAPELVGSGARRFFLGVCGAEAGAARPVPGAAPAPAAPGRAPTRTLQRSAGPTRMRLLLNVKALLEPSAPAALAAARALAGAMRNG encoded by the coding sequence ATGACCCCTCGCGACGCGACCGGTCCGCAGCGCCACCTCACCGAGCGGCGCGAGCCGGCCGCACCGGCCGATCCGGTCGTCCAGCTCTGCGCCTTCCGGGTGGGCGACGAGGAGTACGTCCTCGATCTGATGCGCATCCGGGAGATCGTCCAGCCGCTGCCCATCACCCCGGTGCCGCACGCGCCCGAGTACGTCGAGGGGGTGCTCAACCTCCGGGGCGAGGTGATCCCGGTGGTGGACGTGCGCAGGCGCTTCGGCCTCCCGGCGCAGCCGCCCACCCGCAAGACCAAGTACCTCATCGTCCACGTGGGCGGCCGGGTGCTGGCGCTGGTGGTGGACGGCGTGAGCGACGTGCTGCGCATCCCCCGCTCGGCCATCCGCGCCGCGCCCGAGCTCGTCGGCTCCGGCGCCCGGCGCTTCTTCCTGGGCGTCTGCGGCGCGGAGGCCGGCGCCGCCCGCCCGGTCCCCGGCGCCGCCCCGGCGCCCGCCGCCCCCGGCCGCGCGCCCACCCGGACCCTCCAGCGGTCGGCCGGGCCCACGCGCATGCGGCTCCTGCTCAACGTGAAGGCGCTCCTCGAGCCCTCGGCGCCGGCGGCCCTCGCCGCGGCGCGCGCGCTCGCCGGGGCCATGAGGAACGGATGA
- a CDS encoding CheR family methyltransferase, whose amino-acid sequence MTPPLDQCPVMTVEEFRLLRDLIYDYCGLYFRDEMRYLLERRLAPRLQVHALQSFKEYHHFLRYDVGRRAELDSAVEILTTNETYFYREPHQLRAFSEEILPVLAQERARERKLRIWSAGCSTGEEVYTIAILLRTSGLFDGWDVDIFGSDIARRVLAVARAGVYGANAFRNEEAEGIRRWFRPADGGKLAVLDAVRKDVSFSHLNLLDEGMMSLVGRVDAIFCRNVMIYFDLPARKRVVRSFHDKLQPGGFLMLGHSESLLNVTADFELVHLKNDLVYRKPYAASSCRATP is encoded by the coding sequence ATGACCCCGCCGCTCGACCAGTGCCCGGTCATGACGGTCGAGGAGTTCCGCCTCCTGCGGGATCTCATCTACGACTACTGCGGGCTCTACTTCAGGGACGAGATGCGCTACCTGCTCGAGCGCCGCCTCGCGCCCCGGCTGCAGGTGCACGCGCTGCAGAGCTTCAAGGAGTACCACCACTTCCTGCGCTACGACGTGGGGCGCCGGGCCGAGCTCGACAGCGCGGTCGAGATCCTCACCACCAACGAGACCTACTTCTACCGGGAGCCGCACCAGCTCCGCGCCTTCTCCGAGGAGATCCTGCCGGTGCTGGCGCAGGAGCGCGCCCGCGAGCGGAAGCTGCGCATCTGGAGCGCGGGCTGCAGCACCGGCGAGGAGGTCTACACCATCGCCATCCTGCTGCGGACCTCCGGGCTCTTCGACGGCTGGGACGTGGACATCTTCGGCTCCGACATCGCGCGCCGGGTGCTCGCGGTGGCGCGGGCGGGCGTCTACGGCGCCAACGCCTTCCGCAACGAGGAGGCCGAGGGGATCCGCCGCTGGTTCCGCCCGGCCGACGGCGGGAAGCTGGCGGTGCTCGACGCCGTCCGCAAGGACGTCTCCTTCAGCCACCTCAACCTGCTCGACGAGGGGATGATGAGCCTCGTGGGGCGGGTGGACGCCATCTTCTGCCGCAACGTGATGATCTACTTCGACCTGCCGGCGCGGAAGCGCGTGGTGAGGAGCTTCCACGACAAGCTGCAGCCGGGCGGATTCCTGATGCTCGGCCACTCGGAGTCGCTGCTCAACGTCACCGCCGACTTCGAGCTGGTCCACCTGAAGAACGACCTCGTGTACCGCAAGCCCTACGCCGCCTCCTCCTGCCGAGCCACCCCGTGA
- the cheB gene encoding chemotaxis-specific protein-glutamate methyltransferase CheB, which produces MVVDDSTSMRRTISDMLSYERGVQVVGRESYGEEALKEAFEIKPDAICLDLQMPRLDGFTFLRLLMSRQPTPVIVISSNSRKSDVFKALELGALDFIAKPEGPDADLTAIRDDLLEKIGTVRALQIGNLDQSARSAAPTARADHLDQSARPPPASEPARERPAARRAPAPRAPEPMRLLVIGASTGGPPALQRLLTALPGDLPLAVVVGQHMPERFTAAFAERLGRTSSFSVSEAADRDVVAPGRVLVAPGGKHLQLLRDPSGEIRCAVLDAARVPGRRYCPSVDLILESAARVLGERVAGVILTGMGNDGRKGIEAVKAAGGLTIAESEETAVVYGMPKEAVASGCVDEILPLGAIAGRLVRFTGREGA; this is translated from the coding sequence ATGGTGGTCGACGACTCGACCTCCATGCGCCGCACCATCAGCGACATGCTCTCCTACGAGCGCGGCGTCCAGGTCGTCGGCCGCGAGTCGTACGGCGAGGAGGCCCTCAAGGAGGCCTTCGAGATCAAGCCGGACGCCATCTGCCTCGACCTGCAGATGCCGCGGCTCGACGGCTTCACCTTCCTGCGGCTGCTCATGTCCCGGCAGCCCACGCCGGTCATCGTCATCTCCTCCAACTCCCGGAAGAGCGACGTCTTCAAGGCCCTCGAGCTCGGCGCGCTCGACTTCATCGCCAAGCCCGAGGGGCCCGACGCCGATCTCACCGCCATCCGGGACGACCTCCTCGAGAAGATCGGCACCGTCCGCGCGCTCCAGATCGGGAACCTCGACCAGTCGGCGCGCTCCGCCGCGCCGACGGCTCGAGCGGATCACCTCGACCAGTCGGCGCGGCCCCCCCCGGCCTCGGAGCCGGCCCGCGAGCGGCCGGCGGCGCGCCGCGCCCCCGCGCCCCGCGCGCCCGAGCCGATGCGGCTGCTCGTCATCGGGGCCTCGACCGGCGGCCCGCCGGCGCTGCAGCGGCTCTTGACCGCGCTCCCGGGCGACCTGCCGCTCGCGGTGGTGGTGGGCCAGCACATGCCGGAGCGGTTCACGGCGGCCTTCGCCGAGCGGCTCGGCCGGACCAGCTCCTTCTCGGTCTCCGAGGCGGCCGACCGGGACGTCGTGGCGCCGGGCCGGGTGCTGGTGGCGCCGGGCGGCAAGCACCTGCAGCTCCTGCGCGATCCGTCGGGCGAGATCCGCTGCGCGGTCCTCGACGCGGCCCGCGTCCCGGGCCGGCGCTACTGTCCCAGCGTGGATCTCATCCTGGAGTCGGCCGCGCGCGTCCTGGGCGAGCGGGTGGCCGGCGTGATCCTCACCGGCATGGGGAACGACGGCCGCAAGGGGATCGAGGCGGTGAAGGCCGCCGGCGGGCTCACCATCGCGGAGTCGGAGGAGACGGCCGTGGTCTACGGGATGCCGAAGGAGGCGGTCGCCTCCGGGTGCGTGGACGAGATCCTGCCGCTCGGCGCCATCGCCGGGCGGCTGGTGCGCTTCACGGGCCGGGAGGGCGCATGA
- a CDS encoding chemotaxis protein CheW, producing the protein MDFLKIRKKAQERSEARASATRPPPAPAISEERPPSAAPSMMPLEDPPAPAPREVPSRMPEDRAPPAPAELLSAALTSALAPVFPPVSMMPLEEPSPAPKGAPAPLWSPALIPADAPPERADRAAPPPAAPRAAPEPPPEPTPELPPRQPADALSEFFFAQDEVGPAVPDLGLCDPGAQSAGEAPEARREYLAFRLGGEEYAFAIDFIREILKAPPITEVPRAPAHVLGVITVRGDVIPVFDPRRRLGLAPAPAEGRGQGRVIICDAGEGPCGLLVDAVAQVVRLPPSAIEQKPQGIVGSSAEYIAGIGRERDRLYILLDLAAVLRFSKPKEALAP; encoded by the coding sequence ATGGACTTCCTCAAGATCCGGAAGAAGGCCCAGGAGCGGTCGGAGGCGCGCGCCAGCGCCACCCGTCCCCCGCCCGCGCCCGCGATCTCGGAGGAGCGCCCCCCCTCGGCCGCGCCGTCCATGATGCCGCTCGAGGATCCCCCGGCGCCCGCGCCGCGCGAGGTCCCCTCCCGGATGCCGGAGGACCGGGCCCCGCCCGCGCCCGCCGAGCTCCTCTCGGCGGCGCTGACCTCCGCCCTCGCGCCGGTCTTCCCGCCGGTCTCGATGATGCCGCTCGAGGAGCCCTCGCCCGCGCCGAAGGGCGCGCCCGCGCCGCTCTGGTCCCCCGCGCTCATCCCCGCCGACGCGCCCCCCGAGCGGGCCGATCGCGCCGCGCCGCCGCCCGCGGCCCCCCGCGCCGCGCCCGAGCCGCCGCCCGAGCCGACGCCCGAGCTCCCGCCGCGCCAGCCGGCCGACGCGCTCTCCGAGTTCTTCTTCGCCCAGGACGAGGTCGGCCCGGCCGTGCCGGACCTGGGGCTGTGCGATCCCGGCGCGCAGTCCGCCGGGGAGGCGCCGGAGGCGCGGCGCGAGTACCTCGCCTTCCGGCTCGGCGGCGAGGAGTACGCCTTCGCCATCGACTTCATCCGCGAGATCCTGAAGGCGCCGCCGATCACCGAGGTGCCGCGCGCGCCGGCGCACGTCCTCGGGGTGATCACCGTGCGCGGCGACGTCATCCCGGTCTTCGATCCCCGGCGGCGGCTCGGGCTCGCGCCGGCCCCCGCGGAGGGGAGGGGACAGGGCCGGGTCATCATCTGCGACGCCGGCGAGGGGCCGTGCGGGCTCCTCGTGGACGCGGTCGCGCAGGTGGTGCGCCTGCCGCCGTCCGCCATCGAGCAGAAGCCGCAAGGCATCGTCGGCAGCTCGGCCGAGTACATCGCCGGCATCGGGCGCGAGCGGGACCGGCTCTACATCCTGCTCGACCTCGCCGCCGTGCTGCGCTTCTCCAAGCCCAAGGAGGCGCTCGCCCCATGA
- a CDS encoding exodeoxyribonuclease III has product MKLATWNVNGIRAREAQVAAFLDEERPDVLCLQELKAPVAKVPASLCERAGYHCRWHGETAYSGVALLVSRALAPEPPAFFHPAFDHETRIVAAALPGVTVASIYVPNGGKDLAAKLRFLEALDAWAGERHAAGERLVLAGDLNVAHTDLDVHERERKPGAVGQLPEERALFDRLLARGLVDLTRALHPGDGTVFSWWAPWRNLRQRNIGWRIDYLLASAPLLAATRSCAPRPAFGTSDHAPVVAELALP; this is encoded by the coding sequence ATGAAGCTCGCCACCTGGAACGTGAACGGCATCCGGGCCCGCGAGGCCCAGGTGGCGGCCTTCCTCGACGAGGAGCGGCCCGACGTCCTCTGCCTCCAGGAGCTCAAGGCGCCGGTGGCGAAGGTCCCGGCCTCCCTCTGCGAGCGCGCCGGCTACCACTGCCGGTGGCACGGCGAGACCGCCTACTCCGGCGTCGCCCTGCTGGTGAGCCGCGCGCTCGCGCCCGAGCCCCCCGCCTTCTTCCACCCGGCGTTCGACCACGAGACGCGCATCGTGGCGGCGGCGCTCCCGGGCGTCACCGTGGCCTCCATCTACGTCCCCAACGGCGGGAAGGACCTCGCGGCCAAGCTGCGCTTCCTCGAGGCGCTCGACGCCTGGGCCGGCGAGCGGCACGCGGCGGGCGAGCGGCTCGTGCTGGCCGGGGATCTCAACGTCGCCCACACCGACCTCGACGTGCACGAGCGCGAGCGCAAGCCGGGCGCCGTCGGGCAGCTCCCCGAGGAGCGCGCCCTCTTCGACCGGCTGCTCGCGCGCGGCCTCGTGGACCTGACCCGGGCCCTCCACCCCGGCGACGGCACCGTGTTCAGCTGGTGGGCGCCGTGGCGGAACCTGCGGCAGCGCAACATCGGCTGGCGCATCGACTACCTGCTCGCGAGCGCGCCGCTCCTCGCGGCCACCCGGAGCTGCGCGCCGCGCCCGGCCTTCGGGACGAGCGACCACGCGCCGGTGGTGGCGGAGCTCGCGCTGCCCTGA
- the rho gene encoding transcription termination factor Rho, translated as MAAAPQAQAQPEQTEEVEGVLQFEGKGQGWLRDPKRSYLPQAFDVEVPRWLIDRMHLQPGVLVKGQASLRNMKRTLQRVDTVEGTDPIAVARRTHFQNLTATDPTERLIIETRPDELVGRVLDLVAPIGLGARALITSPPKAGKTIMLQRIAQAITSNRPDVHLTVLLVDERPEEVTDMKRNIKGEVVGSSNDRPTEEHLHVAEMVLERSKRLVEAGKDVVILLDSITRLSRAYNKEVESSGRTLTGGVDSRALERPKRLFGAARKAEEGGSLTIIATALIDTGSRMDEVIFEEFKGTGNMEVVLSRQLAERRIFPAIDIGASGTRKEEKLFSPKEIEKVRRLRQALASLKPVEAMERLLKKLSEFETNDEFLGSF; from the coding sequence GTGGCGGCCGCCCCGCAGGCGCAGGCGCAGCCGGAGCAGACCGAGGAGGTCGAGGGCGTCCTCCAGTTCGAGGGCAAGGGCCAGGGCTGGCTGCGCGATCCGAAGCGCAGCTACCTGCCGCAGGCCTTCGACGTCGAGGTCCCCCGCTGGCTCATCGACCGGATGCACCTGCAGCCGGGCGTGCTGGTGAAGGGCCAGGCCAGCCTGCGGAACATGAAGCGGACGCTGCAGCGGGTGGACACCGTCGAGGGGACCGACCCTATCGCCGTCGCCCGCCGCACCCACTTCCAGAACCTCACCGCCACCGACCCGACCGAGCGGCTCATCATCGAGACCCGCCCGGACGAGCTGGTGGGCCGGGTGCTCGACCTCGTCGCCCCCATCGGCCTCGGCGCCCGCGCGCTCATCACCTCGCCGCCGAAGGCCGGCAAGACGATCATGCTGCAGCGGATCGCCCAGGCGATCACCTCCAACCGCCCGGACGTCCACCTCACCGTGCTGCTCGTGGACGAGCGGCCGGAAGAGGTGACCGACATGAAGCGCAACATCAAGGGCGAGGTGGTCGGCTCCTCCAACGACCGGCCCACCGAGGAGCACCTGCACGTCGCCGAGATGGTGCTGGAGCGCTCGAAGCGGCTCGTCGAGGCCGGCAAGGACGTGGTCATCCTGCTCGACTCGATCACCCGCCTGTCCCGCGCCTACAACAAGGAGGTCGAGTCCTCCGGGCGCACGCTCACCGGCGGCGTGGACAGCCGGGCGCTGGAGCGGCCCAAGCGGCTCTTCGGCGCCGCGCGCAAGGCCGAGGAGGGCGGCTCGCTCACCATCATCGCGACGGCCCTCATCGACACCGGCAGCCGCATGGACGAGGTGATCTTCGAGGAGTTCAAGGGCACCGGCAACATGGAGGTGGTGCTCTCGCGCCAGCTCGCCGAGCGCCGCATCTTCCCCGCCATCGACATCGGCGCCTCCGGGACGCGCAAGGAGGAGAAGCTCTTCTCGCCGAAGGAGATCGAGAAGGTGCGCCGCCTGCGCCAGGCGCTCGCGTCGCTCAAGCCGGTCGAGGCCATGGAGCGGCTCCTCAAGAAGCTCTCGGAGTTCGAGACCAACGACGAGTTCCTCGGCAGCTTCTGA